DNA sequence from the Methanolobus psychrophilus R15 genome:
TCGATCATCGCATCCTCTTTGACGAATTCCGGCCTGGTCTCCACTAGCACTTTTATGACCCTTGCATCACTTTTTAATGCTTCCAGTATCCTGTGCCTGACTTCCAGCGGTATCTCCCGCGTATCCAGGAAACTGCCGGAGGTGAATATCTTCACCATGAACTCGCTAAAACCGGATGCCTTCCTCATCGCTTTTCCAAGCTGGGAGAACAGATCTTCGTCAGAGGGAGAGACTTGCGCACTATCGTACACATAGCCGCACATAGTGCAGCCGCCTGCCTTACCCCACCAGCAGCCGGAGGTACTGAAGATTATGGTGAGAGTATCTACTTTCTTCCCGTCGACCAGGTCGGCTCCGGTCCACATTGCACACGGTTCATCTGGGCGTGAGGATTTGGCCTTCTGTCGGTTCCGTATGTCAAGGACTATTTTATTGAGTGTCATCATTCGAACTCTATTGTAGCCGGTGGCTTTGGAGTGAGATCGTAAACAACCCTGGAAACAGTAGGCAAAGATGCCGATATCCGGGATTCTATCCTGTTAAGGACTTCCCAGGGCAGCTCCATGGCTTCTGCGGTCATGCCGTCCCTTGAGCCGACAGCCCTTACTGCAACTATCCAGCCGTGGACCCTTACGTCACCCTTGACACCAGTACCCTTGCCGATAATGGCTGCGAAGGTCTGCCACGGATGGAACTTTTCTACCAGTTCATCCTCTACGATGGCGTTTGCTTCCCTCACAATACTTACAAGTTCTTCGGTAACCTCACCAACTATCCTGACGGACAGTCCCGGTCCCGGGAAGGGCATCCTCTCGGAAATCTCATGCGGCAGCTCAAGGGCACGCGCAAGTTCACGAACCTCGTCTTTGTATAGGTCCTCTACAGGCTCGACTATTGACTTAAAGTCCATTACAGAAGGAAGGCCGCCTACATTATGGTGGGACTTGATGCCTCCCTCTGACTCTATCCTGTCCGGGTAGATGGTACCCTGGATCAGATAATCGGCCTTGAGCTCTTTTGCTTCCTTTTCAAAGACGCGGATGAATGTCTCCCCTACTGCCTTACGCTTCTCCTCAGGGTCCGTGATACCCTTAAGGGCGCCAAGGAAGCGGTCTTTCGCATCAATGACCATCAGGTTCATGTCACAGAATATTTCCTTTATCCTCTCTGTTTCGCCTTTTCTCATAAGGCCTGTGTCGATGTATATAGGAGTCAGCCTGTCTCCGATGGCGCGGTGGGCCAGGACAGCACATACAGAACTGTCAACGCCACCCGAAAGAGCGATTATCGCCCTGCCGCCTGTGACCTGCTGCTGTATCTTCTCAATTGCCTTAGGAATGAACTTATCTGCTTTTACCATAAATGTAAACTCCGAAAATAGGATTTTTGTTTCTGAGATTTTACTCTTGAGATATAAGTTTGTGCTTATTAATGCTCGCCTTGTGAACTACCCTACCCTAAAGGGTCAGTGCTTCCTGCTCAATAGTAGCATCCTACTAAGTATCAACAGGCTATCCCCGCAGTTCCTGCGGTTTGTTGTATCATTGTCATTCCGTAGTTGCGGATATTGACAGCGGCATTAATATCTCGATCATGGAATGTTCCACAAGTGCAGGTCCATGTCCTGTCATCCAGAGTTAATCCTCTGTAGACTGTATTGCAGACAGAACATGTCATTGAACTGGGATAGAACCTTGGTATCTTTACAAGCTTCTTTCCAATTTCGTTCATCTTTTGTTCCATAATTGTCCGAAACATTCCGAATCCATTGTCGTTTGTTGATTTGCCCAGGTTCAGACTTCCTGCAAGTCCTCTCAGATGGATGTTTTCAACAAAGACATAATCATACTTTTTTGAAAGCGACAATGCTTCTTTTCGTATCCAGTCCAGCCGTTGGTTCGCAACCATTTCATGTACCTTGGCAACTTTCCTTTTCTGCTTCCGGTAGTTGTTGCTGTTAAGCTTCATTCTGGCCAGTTTCTGCTGTTCAGCTGCTAATTTCTTCTGTCCTTTTCGATAAAACCTTGGATAATTTGCTTCTCTGCCTTGGTCATCGACATAGAAGTTCGGACTGCTGTAATCCAGCCCAATTGAATTTTTCTTATCTAATGGCACTACGACTTCTTCTTCCTCAAATTCTACTAAAAAAGAAATGTAGAATTTTCCTGAACCTGTCTGGGAGATAGTAGCTGATTTGATCTTATGGTCTTCCGGAATTTGCCTGTGAACTCTGCAACGAACAATTCCAATCTTCGGTAACTTAGCATGTCGGTTATCAACAACAGCAACTGTTCCTTTCTGGTTGTTCGTGGTATATGTTCTTCTGGAATGTTTCTTGCTCTTGAACTTTGGAAATCCTATCTTTTGATCACGGAAGAAGTTCCGGAATGCTTGCTGAAGGGTCAGCTGCTCATTGGCAAGTGCCAAGCTGTCCACTTCTTTAAGCCAGGGATACTCTTCCTTGTACTGAGCAGGAGTGTTATTGAGCATTGTTTTTGTTACTTGATAGTGCTCTATTTTGTCTCCAAGCATTTTGTTGAAAATGAAACGACAGCATCCAAATGATTTTATAAAGAATTCGATCTGTTCAGGATTGGGATATAATCGAAACTTATATGCTTTGTTTTGTTTAGACATATTCTAACCCTGTTCTTCGATGTATTCTCGAAGAGTTTGTTCGCTGACGTTTCCAATGCTGCAAATGATATATCCATTCGTCCAGAAAGTGTGTTCTTTCCAGAAATGAAGAGACAATTCTTCTGGATATAATTTCCAGATGTGATATGTAGTATACGATTTGAATGTACTTATTATATTGGATACAGTTACATTAGGCTCAGTTTCAAGTTGATAATGTATGTGATCCTGATAAGTGTTTATTTTTTTGATGATAGTATGCTGTTTTCTACAGACATTATCAGATAGTCTTATGATGTCGGCTCTTATTGGTTCGTTTAATAATTTATTCCGATACTTACATACAAGGATCAGGCGGTATTGCAGCAAGTATTTGTGTCGGTTTTTTGATTTCCATGTATTCATAATATCGCCATTCAGCCCATACCCTAAAGAGTATGGGATTTTTGGCTAGTTCTTTTAAAGGCACTATAATAGAGCCGCCATAATTAAGAGTTATTGCGCATCTATTACTTACACCCCGCTTACAAGGGAATTATATATACCGGGAACATAGGTCGAACAAAATAACTGCGGTAGTATAATGTATCAAACTCTCCAGAAGTACTTCGGATATTCTGAGTTCCGCCCTCTTCAGAAAGACATAATCCAGGATGTGCTTGATGGAAAGGATACTTTCGTGCTTATGCCCACAGGAGGCGGGAAGTCTCTGTGCTATCAATTGCCTGCATTGCTGATGGACGGGCTGACGGTTGTGATCTCTCCCCTGATATCCCTCATGAAAGACCAGGTCGACAGCCTCAGGGCCAACGGCGTCAATGCGGCATTCCTGAACAGCACCCAGAATTATACCGAATCCAGGAAGATCTGCGACGACATTGCCACAAACGACATCAAAATATTATATATGGCGCCGGAGAGACTTGCAATGTCCGGCACATTATCGATGATCACAAAGGCAAAGGTCAGCCTTTTCGCCATTGATGAGAGCCACTGCATATCTGAGTGGGGCCATGATTTCAGGCCTGAGTACCGCAAACTCAGTATGCTCAAAAAAAAGTTCCCCAAAGTGCCGATTATTGCCCTGACAGCTACCGCAACACCGAAGGTGAGAGAAGACACCCTCAACCAGCTGGGACTTACAAACCCCAAAACCTACATTGCAAGCTTCAACCGCAGCAATCTTCTTTACGAAATCAGGCCGAAAAAGGAAACCTATGACCAGATATTGCAGTACCTGAGAAGGAATAAGGGAAAGGGCGGAATAATCTACTGTCAGAGCCGCAAGAACGTAGACACAGTCACCGCAAAGCTCAGAAAAGCTGGTTTCAATGCACTTCCTTACCATGCAGGCTTGAGCGATACTCAGAGAGGGAGAAACCAGGAAGCTTTCATTAAGGACAAAGCAGACATCATTGTCGCAACCATCGCTTTTGGAATGGGAATTGATAAGCCCAATGTGCGTTTTGTTATCCATTATGACCTTCCGAAGAACCTGGAAGGTTATTACCAGGAAACCGGGAGAGGTGGCAGGGATGGGCTTGAATGTGAATGCATCCTCTTCTTCAGCCACGGCGACAGGTACCGTATAGAGTATTTTGTCAAGCAGAAGGGCAGGAAGGAAGAGCGGGATATCGCCCTGAAACAGCTTCAGGATATGGTGAATTACTGTGTGAGCACAACATGCCGCAGAAAAGCGCTTCTTAGCTACTTTGGGGAAGAACTGGAAGAAGACAACTGCGGCGGATGTGATGCCTGTCTCAGGCCTAAGGAGACTGTGGATGGGACAGAAGAAGCAAAGCTGCTCATCAGCTGCGTAGGGGAGCTTGGCGAGCGCTATGGCATGAATCACGTTATAGACGTCCTGTGCGGTGCCAATATAAAAAAGATCAAGGAAAAGAAACACGACAAGCTGAAGACTTACAATTCAGGCTACCGCCACACCCGGCCCAGCTGGCAGGATATGGCACGCGAAATGGTGCAACAGGGAGTGGTCGCGGTAGAGGGCATCAGGTATCCCCTTCTCAAGCTCAACAAGGCGAGCAGGGAAGTTATGCAGGGCTCACGTAAGGTAGCCTTTACAAGAATTGCGCCGCTTGAATTCCCTGACACTCAGACCTGTGAGGATGATGAGCCTTATGAACCGGATACAATAGCAAAGCCAGTGACACCGCCACGAGCCCGGAAAGCCGCACAGAACAGTGACAGTGAACTGTTCTCCAGGCTCAAGGACCTCAGGAAGGAAATGGCCAATCTTCAGGACGTCCCCCCCTACATAATATTCGCGGACACGAGCCTCAAGCAGATGGCTGCAAAAAAACCTTCCAGCAAGGAGGAGATGCTAAAGATAACAGGTGTCGGGGAGTACAAGCTGAAGAAGTACGGCGACATTTTCCTCAGGGAGATCGGCAGGTATTGTGAAGAGAAGAACGGCGGTTCTACAAAGACTCCAGAGGAAAAGGCTCCGTCATCACTTCAGAAAAAGACCATGCCGGACCTCGTGGAGCCGGAGCTGCCGGCAAAGGACATGGGAAAGGGAAATGATAAGCCCGGAAAGAAACACGAGACCATCTTGAAGACCATCAGCGGGCTTGAAAGGGAGATGGTCATCCTGGCAAGGGCCAAACTCGGGGATTCCTTCTCGGAAGAGGAGATAAGGGAAGTGTGGGCGGAAGTGATCTCGGGAAGCAGGCAGGAATGATAGTTTCCTGTGTTTCCTGTTTTATTATGTGCATAGATAATTGTTCAATGATAATGGAAGTTTGATGAAGAACTGTATCATAACAGAAACCTGGTAGAAACGATGTTCTCTGTCCTAAAAAAGAAATATGGGGAAGGTCTCAAGGCAAAGAAGTACTGGAATCAGTTATTTGATTATTTTTTCCTGACACATGGAAAAAAGCTGACTGGAAAATTTCATACAGTTATTTCTCTTATTACTAGGGGATATTCTGAACTATAATTATACAATATTATGTCAAAACTATTCCATAATCCCAAATCCATCTGAAATTTATTTGTAAGATTATCATCCAAAGTAACTTTTATTGTATATTCCTCTGTCCTTCCAGGAGGAAAAGAAAGTTTTAATGATAACCATGTTGGCTTTGACCGAGTGATAGATTTGTCAGGGGTTAGCTCATACGCTTCTTTCAATAGTGATTTATTTGTGGAATCGAACATCTCAATTACAGCTTTATGTTCAATAACATCTTTGTTATCAATTGAAAAAAGAGGAAGAGGGGCCCCCAAAAAAAAGAAGGGCATCGTAGCAAAGCATATCGCAATTGCTGTTATCATAGCAAGAAATACATATGGCTTCTTCATTATTTTCCCTCTTATCATGTAAACAGCATATGTGTTTATGTTTTCAAAATAAAATGTTAATTATGTATTCCATTGTTCACGGTGTTCCCGCAAGAAGTACACCATACATCAATACCCGAATATGCAGATACATATTTCATTATGCAAGCAGGGTGCAATGCAGAATTTTGATCTGCTGCATCAAAATTATGAGATACTTCATGCTGAACAATGCTGTCATGCGGCCAATCCACGCCATCTGCAGTATCCGCACATATCGCAAAAGCCCAACTTCCATAAACAATCCCATTGTGGTCCATGTTATGTGTCCACCCAATCACCATATCATTTGCATAGTTCCTGCGCCATGCTGTATCTTCATATAGATCAGCAATTGCCATACTAGCACTATTCGCTGGACTAACATCACTTGCATCCCAATAATTCCAATACCAGTAAACGTTTACCCCAATGCCAAAATCTTCAAACCTATAAAGTGCATTGTGAGTATCCGTGGTAATGGCTTGCGTTGGCTTGTGTCTTTTGCAACGAATATATATTCATTAATAATCCCATTTATAGCATACGGATTTGTGCCTACAGATAATGTAGAAAATAAAGGAACGTTATCTAAATCGTCACTGACACTGTGCATTTCCTCTTCTGAAACTGCAGGCTCCATGGTTATTTTCCCACTTTCGACCAACTTTTTAACTTCACTTTTTGGAAGAGCATAACCATTGACAATATCAATCTTAGGATCTGCAGGGTCTACTCCATATTTTTTGAAATACTGAGATCTAGCTCCATCTATTATATCAAACATCTCTTTATGGCTTATCACCAAATCATAATCTTCCCCTTCTTTAGAACCTTCGGGAGGTTTACCAGTTTCGCTTGTTATAATTCTCAAACCACTGTCTAGAATTGTTCCTTCTAGATAGTAAGGAAGTTTGTCATTAGCAAATTTCAAATCATTTTCAGTTATACTGTATTCCTCATAAAGAGTTCTTAGCTCACTTTCAGTATAGCTTATACTGTTATCTTTTGCAACTGCAGTAGAACTTTTCTCAGTGAGTCCACTTCCAAAAGACACAAAAATAGTACCCACCAATAACATAGATACAAGCAGCGCACCTATCCTAAATTTTGCATTCATTTTCATTCTTTACCTCTGTTATTTACTCCAGAGGCAAGGCTACGGAAGCTTTAAACATCATCAAAGCCACCATTAACATGCCTCTGGGCAATGCCGGGGTTCAAGGGTACTTTGCAATTATCACTTGAACCTCGGTTCACATTATTACAATGTGATAGAGAACACTAGAATTTTCTTTTATTTAAATGTTAGGTCCGTTAGTCAAATTATTATACTACAAACATAAACAAAAAATCCAGAAATTGGCGTATTTTTAGCTATAACAATGTCTCATGATAACGAATAATTCAGACAGTACCACGCTGTTAAAATAATATAGAATGATGAGGAAAAGACTATCCAGATTTCAGTTGGACGTTATGGCCATAACTATAGTGTTCAACGCAACTTACTCTTCACCGATTCAATTTATAGTGTTCAACGCAACTTACTACACGTATTAATGTTTATCTTATCTTATGGCGGGGAAAGAACAAATTCTGATTGACCGAAAGGTAATTCTCGACGAGATTAACGATTTGATCACACACGAGAACAATTCAAGAGTGTTGAAAAGGCTCTATTTTGTTAAATTTAGATATTTAGGGGATTCTGTAGAAGAAGCTGCTACTAAAGTAGGAGTGACTAAGAAAACAGGATATTGCTGGCAAGAAAGTTGGAATAAAGGCGGCTATGCCGCCTTAATGCCAAATTTTGGCGGAGGTAGGAAATCCAAACTTACTGATGAACAAAAAAAGGAATTAAGAGCTTTGTTGGAAAATAAGGATTACTGGACTACAAGAGAAGTCTGGAAGTTAATAAAGGAAAAATATGGCGTAGAATATTCAGAGAAACAAGTAGGAGTTATACTTCACAGTTTTAACATGTATCACTCAAAGCCATATCCCCTTGACTACAGAAGACCTAAAAACGCTGAAGAGATCTTAAAAAAACTAACCGAAGCAATTCCAAAACATATTGGTCAAGATGAGCAGTATATCATAGGTTTTCTGGATGAATCTTCACCACAAACAAAAGCAAACACGCAAAGATTATGGTCATTTAAAAAACCGTTGATAATAAAAAATACGGATTACGTTAAAGCAAATGCATTTGCGTTTTATTCGATCAACGGGAACAGTATCATTGATTTTATGAAAAGCTCAAAAACAGAAGATGTGTGTGAATTCCTGGAAAAAATTGTAGAGCAAAACCCAGGGAAAAGAATAATTCTTGTTCTCGATAATGCAAGATCGCATCATGCAAAGAAAACGATAAGTAAAGCGAGAGATTTAAAAATAACACTTGTGTTCCTACCACCTTATTCACCTGATCTAAATCCAGTAGAATTTGTCTGGAAAACAATCAAAAGAGAAGTGTCAGTCAAATTTGTCAGATCAAAAGAACATTTGAGGGATATTATCAAAATGGAATTTATGAGGGTAGAGAGCTCATTATCGTTTGCAAAAAAATGGATAGAAACATTTAATGCACAAATAAAAAGTGTGATTTGTTGAGTTAGGGACTATAATAAGTATAACAATTGTTTTCGATAACAAGAGATTTGTTAGTATTCCATCTCTAATACAGATACATACTAAGATTCACAGACTCATGATTCAAGCCTGAATTCTTGCTTCACGGAAGTTACAGTATACAAATTTATGAAGGCTCTAATATCACTTATTAGGAATCATTGATTGAAACAGCCTATATGCCAAGTATTTTCCGGGGCCTGCCAATGAAATCACATATGGTGACAGATCTTACTTTTTATATTAATATCGCTTATATTTCAAGGATACAAGGAGTCATTAGGGGCAAGTTTGGTAGATGCCATGGTTGGACCCAAGAACAGCCACCAAAAACCGGACTTAAAAATGCAGTTCACATCATCATGAACTGCATGGTCAGATAGAATATCAGGTCGCCGAACACGACTGCAGTGATAAATCCGGCTGTGATGGGTATCATGAAGGGAAGACCCGGTGTTACCCAGACGCTGTCATCCATCCTGCCTGCCTTGACGTGGCTTTTCAACTGAGCAACGACGTTTGAGGTAAGTTCGGTCCCGGCCCTTGTGAATCTGAACTTTACACCTTCCTCGGTTTCCTCATAGGATTCGATCATGCGGATATGATCTTTGCCAAGTCCGGATACAGATGTCCTGTAACCGATGAACATGTAGAAAGGTCTGCGCAGTGACTCCTTCAGTGGATTTTGCAGTAGATTGTAAATGAAAAGCCCGATTGGTACAACTATTGTGAGTATAATAGAGTTGCCGAAGACACTGAAGGCGAAAATATCAAAGATAGGAGTTCCCTGGAGAGGCAGGCTGGTGTTGAATACCATAATAGCCGGGAAGGTTGGGACTATTAACGATATGACCATGAGCGCCTTGGCATCGGCGCCACCAAATGCCCCGAACTGGAAAAGGATGTAAACGAAAAGGTAAACGAACGCGAAGGTCAGCAGGTTCCTGATAAGGTAAGGCATTCCAAGGGTCATGAAGTCGTACAGGATGAAAACGTAACAGACACCAAACATCGCCACCCATACTTCATTCACAACCCTGCGGCTTTTTATGTCAGAATAGCAGGCATACAATAAGAAAGGCATGCAAGCAAGCACTTTAAGCAGTTCCATCATTTCCATTATCTCCGTTTTTCAATGTTTTTCCCATTTCCTGAGTTTCATGACCTCAGAGAGGGTCGCTCCTCTCCTTATCTCCTCGGACAGGCGTTGTTCTGTCTTCTCGACTTCCTTTGCCCGCCTTGCAATCTCATAGGCGCGCTCCCTCGGAATAACTACTACACCGTTATCGTCTCCCACTATGTAGTCTCCGGGCCTAACGGTCTGGTTGCCGCACACGATCTCGGAGTTGATCTCACCAAAACCCTTGGGTTCTCCTGCGTTGGGAACATTGCGGGTGGCAAATACAGGAAGGTCCATTGACCGGATGTCCTCTATATCCCTGACGGCACCATCGACAACGACGCCTGCTATCTCCTTGTTCAGGCAGCTCTGGGTCGCAAGGCCGCCCCATGGAGCCACATGACTGCTGCCGTTATAGATCACGATCACATCATTTTTCCCTGCCACATCAATGGCCTCAACGGGCTTTGCCCAGTCACCCCTGAAAGTCTGTACTGTAACAGCAGTGCCGACCATTTTCCTGCCGGGCACCTGAGAGAATATGTTCTGCATAGCTCCCTTGCGGTGCATTGCATCGGAAATGTTAGGAGTGGAAACCGACAGGAGGATATCCCGTATCTCGTCATCGCGGCTTTTTCCCGAATGGAATACCGTAGAAGGCGCATCCACACTGCTCCTTATGAACCTGGCGGAGGCTGTCACGTCAGATGAACGGACTATGTTGCCCCCCACTATCACTATCTGAGCACCGGCTGTAACGGCCTGTGCACATGAAACCGAGTCCAGGCCGCCTGCGACAGCAACAGGTATGTTCACTTTCTTTATGACTTCTTTCATGATAGTGAGAGAATCGCGGCCAGTCATTTGCTGATCGATGCCGGCATGCACGTTTATGTAGTCAACACCCATGTACTCAAGTTCCTTTGAACGGGATACCGGTTCGGATGAAGATATGAGATCAGCCATGACTCGGGCACCATATTTCTTTGCAGCCCTGACTGCTTCAAGTACTGTGGAATCATCAGCACTTCCGAGAATGACTATTATATCCGCACCGGCCTTTGCTGCCATCTCTACTTCCATGGCTCCGGTGTCGGCTATCTTCATATCCGCCACCAGGGTCCTGTCAGGGAACGCTGCTTTGAGCCTCCGTATGGCATCCATTCCCTCGCTTTTGATAAGGGGAGTACCTGCCTCTATCCAGTCCGCACCTCCCTCCAGGGCTTCTGCAGCGATCTGGATAGCGCGGTCCGTTTCCAGAATATCCAGGGCAACCTGGATTATGGGTCTGATATGATCACCTTCATTTATTTTCTGTATTACTAAATACTTTAGAGCGTATAAATCTAATCTCAATAAAACATGGATAAGATTAAAAAAAGGTCTGATGAGAATGTCAGCAAAGGGAATCCTATCAGTAAACATTTATCTCATGTAATTCCTTTATTGTCCGATGAAATTTAAGGGCCACCACATCATCTCAATGACATCTTTCTCGAAGGATATGATTGACATTATCCTGGAGACAGCAGAAGGAATGGAGCCGATAGCTCTTGGAAAACAAAAGTCGGACCTGCTCAGTGGCAAGGTTCTGGCAGTGCTATTCTTTGAACCAAGCACAAGAACCCGCATGTCATTTGAAACAGCCATGTATCGCCTGGGAGGAGATGTGCTTAACCTGGGATCCATAGATGCCAGTTCGATCGCCAAGGGCGAAACCCTTGCAGATACGATAAGGGTCGTGGACGGTTATGCAGATGCAATCGTGTTGCGCCATCCAAAAGAAGGAGCAGCATTACTTGCATCCGAGTTCTCTACTGTGCCTATACTGAATGCAGGAGATGGCGCAGGTCACCATCCCACACAAACTCTCCTGGACCTCTATACCATAAAAAGGGAAAGTCACCTTGAGGGATTGAGAATAGCACTTGCAGGGGACCTGAAATATGGCAGGACAGTGCATTCCCTGTGTTACGCGCTGTCCCTGTATGGTGCAGATATCACCCTGATATCGCCAATGGAGCTTAGAATGCCTGAAGAGATAATAAAGGACCTTGAAAAAAGGGGTGCAAAGGTCACCGAGACAAACTCCATAGAAAATGCCATTAACGAGGTTGATGTGCTATACATGACCCGCATACAAAAGGAGAGGTTCCTTGACCCGACAGAATACGAGAGAGTAGCTAACAAGTTAAAGATCACACCGGAACTCCTGACAAATGTCAAATCTGAGCTTAAGATATTACATCCGCTTCCCAGGGTAAACGAAATACATACCGGAGTGGATGAAACGGCGCATGCATGCTACTTCAGGCAGGCCTTCTACGGTGTGCCGGTAAGAATGGCGCTGCTTGCACTTGTGCTGGGGGCAATAGAAGTATGAACGAAGAGCAGGAACTCAGGGTCAAGAGGATAGAAAATGGTACCGTGATAGACCATATCACTGCGGGCCAGGCCCTTAATGTGTTAAAGATACTCGGAATCCCGGACTCTTCACAAGGGGTTGTGAGTGTGCTTCTTAACTCTCCGGGAAAGTTTGGGATAAAAGATGTTGTCAAGATCGAGAAACGGGAGCTGAACGTCCGTGAGGTGGACAGGATAGCACTAATAGCACCCAATGCAACTATCAATATCATCCGGAATTTCAACGTGTCCCAGAAAAAGAAGGTTCATATTCCCATTTTTGTCGAAGGTGTCGTCCGGTGTGTGAATCCGAATTGTATCTCCAACAGTAACGAACCTGTCACATCAAAGTTCAATGTTTCTGTAGATGGATGTTTACGGCTAAGATGCACATATTGCGGTAGATTCATTTCTGAAGATATTGCAAAGCATTTACTATGAATTGTGATAATAAATAAAAAAGAACATAAGAGATAGCCAACAGATATAGCACCCTGAGGTGGAGATGGATACTATAATAGAAGATATATTATAACAAATATATAATATATGCGGCTATAAATAAGGAGTTATCATTCACTTTTATGACCACATAGTAAAATATCTATGCCCTGTTTGGCCACAAAATGCATGTAAGAATACAACATGTGCAAAAATAAGGTTAAAACAATGGAAGCCGATGAGTATTATAACCCAAGGATGTCTTCCATTGTATAAAGACCAGGTTTTGCACGGGCGATCCACATAGCGGCTTTTACTGCACCGCCTGCAAATGCCTGGCGGGAATGAGCCTGGTGTTTTATCTCGATCCTTTCACCGTCGCCTGCGAAAAGCACTGTGTGGTCCCCT
Encoded proteins:
- a CDS encoding GMP synthase subunit B, whose translation is MVKADKFIPKAIEKIQQQVTGGRAIIALSGGVDSSVCAVLAHRAIGDRLTPIYIDTGLMRKGETERIKEIFCDMNLMVIDAKDRFLGALKGITDPEEKRKAVGETFIRVFEKEAKELKADYLIQGTIYPDRIESEGGIKSHHNVGGLPSVMDFKSIVEPVEDLYKDEVRELARALELPHEISERMPFPGPGLSVRIVGEVTEELVSIVREANAIVEDELVEKFHPWQTFAAIIGKGTGVKGDVRVHGWIVAVRAVGSRDGMTAEAMELPWEVLNRIESRISASLPTVSRVVYDLTPKPPATIEFE
- a CDS encoding IS605 family transposase OrfB, yielding MSKQNKAYKFRLYPNPEQIEFFIKSFGCCRFIFNKMLGDKIEHYQVTKTMLNNTPAQYKEEYPWLKEVDSLALANEQLTLQQAFRNFFRDQKIGFPKFKSKKHSRRTYTTNNQKGTVAVVDNRHAKLPKIGIVRCRVHRQIPEDHKIKSATISQTGSGKFYISFLVEFEEEEVVVPLDKKNSIGLDYSSPNFYVDDQGREANYPRFYRKGQKKLAAEQQKLARMKLNSNNYRKQKRKVAKVHEMVANQRLDWIRKEALSLSKKYDYVFVENIHLRGLAGSLNLGKSTNDNGFGMFRTIMEQKMNEIGKKLVKIPRFYPSSMTCSVCNTVYRGLTLDDRTWTCTCGTFHDRDINAAVNIRNYGMTMIQQTAGTAGIAC
- a CDS encoding ATP-dependent DNA helicase RecQ, which gives rise to MYQTLQKYFGYSEFRPLQKDIIQDVLDGKDTFVLMPTGGGKSLCYQLPALLMDGLTVVISPLISLMKDQVDSLRANGVNAAFLNSTQNYTESRKICDDIATNDIKILYMAPERLAMSGTLSMITKAKVSLFAIDESHCISEWGHDFRPEYRKLSMLKKKFPKVPIIALTATATPKVREDTLNQLGLTNPKTYIASFNRSNLLYEIRPKKETYDQILQYLRRNKGKGGIIYCQSRKNVDTVTAKLRKAGFNALPYHAGLSDTQRGRNQEAFIKDKADIIVATIAFGMGIDKPNVRFVIHYDLPKNLEGYYQETGRGGRDGLECECILFFSHGDRYRIEYFVKQKGRKEERDIALKQLQDMVNYCVSTTCRRKALLSYFGEELEEDNCGGCDACLRPKETVDGTEEAKLLISCVGELGERYGMNHVIDVLCGANIKKIKEKKHDKLKTYNSGYRHTRPSWQDMAREMVQQGVVAVEGIRYPLLKLNKASREVMQGSRKVAFTRIAPLEFPDTQTCEDDEPYEPDTIAKPVTPPRARKAAQNSDSELFSRLKDLRKEMANLQDVPPYIIFADTSLKQMAAKKPSSKEEMLKITGVGEYKLKKYGDIFLREIGRYCEEKNGGSTKTPEEKAPSSLQKKTMPDLVEPELPAKDMGKGNDKPGKKHETILKTISGLEREMVILARAKLGDSFSEEEIREVWAEVISGSRQE
- a CDS encoding transposase encodes the protein MAGKEQILIDRKVILDEINDLITHENNSRVLKRLYFVKFRYLGDSVEEAATKVGVTKKTGYCWQESWNKGGYAALMPNFGGGRKSKLTDEQKKELRALLENKDYWTTREVWKLIKEKYGVEYSEKQVGVILHSFNMYHSKPYPLDYRRPKNAEEILKKLTEAIPKHIGQDEQYIIGFLDESSPQTKANTQRLWSFKKPLIIKNTDYVKANAFAFYSINGNSIIDFMKSSKTEDVCEFLEKIVEQNPGKRIILVLDNARSHHAKKTISKARDLKITLVFLPPYSPDLNPVEFVWKTIKREVSVKFVRSKEHLRDIIKMEFMRVESSLSFAKKWIETFNAQIKSVIC
- a CDS encoding peptidase A24B, FlaK-like protein; this encodes MMELLKVLACMPFLLYACYSDIKSRRVVNEVWVAMFGVCYVFILYDFMTLGMPYLIRNLLTFAFVYLFVYILFQFGAFGGADAKALMVISLIVPTFPAIMVFNTSLPLQGTPIFDIFAFSVFGNSIILTIVVPIGLFIYNLLQNPLKESLRRPFYMFIGYRTSVSGLGKDHIRMIESYEETEEGVKFRFTRAGTELTSNVVAQLKSHVKAGRMDDSVWVTPGLPFMIPITAGFITAVVFGDLIFYLTMQFMMM
- a CDS encoding bifunctional hexulose-6-phosphate synthase/ribonuclease regulator — translated: MFTDRIPFADILIRPFFNLIHVLLRLDLYALKYLVIQKINEGDHIRPIIQVALDILETDRAIQIAAEALEGGADWIEAGTPLIKSEGMDAIRRLKAAFPDRTLVADMKIADTGAMEVEMAAKAGADIIVILGSADDSTVLEAVRAAKKYGARVMADLISSSEPVSRSKELEYMGVDYINVHAGIDQQMTGRDSLTIMKEVIKKVNIPVAVAGGLDSVSCAQAVTAGAQIVIVGGNIVRSSDVTASARFIRSSVDAPSTVFHSGKSRDDEIRDILLSVSTPNISDAMHRKGAMQNIFSQVPGRKMVGTAVTVQTFRGDWAKPVEAIDVAGKNDVIVIYNGSSHVAPWGGLATQSCLNKEIAGVVVDGAVRDIEDIRSMDLPVFATRNVPNAGEPKGFGEINSEIVCGNQTVRPGDYIVGDDNGVVVIPRERAYEIARRAKEVEKTEQRLSEEIRRGATLSEVMKLRKWEKH